In Eretmochelys imbricata isolate rEreImb1 chromosome 14, rEreImb1.hap1, whole genome shotgun sequence, a genomic segment contains:
- the LOC144274335 gene encoding olfactory receptor 11A1-like encodes MADTKERNQTSITGFILLDFGNLHELKILLFLLFLAIYIVTVAGNILIVALVVSHQYLHTPMYFFLGNLSCLETCYTSTILPRMLASLLTGDRSISVRGCLVQFDIFGSLLAAERCLLSVMSYDRYLAICKPLHYAACMNSRFSFQLAAGSWLSGSVVSSITVCWLSQLIFCGPNEIDHFLCDYTPLIKLSCSDTSLMVLVISPVCFIFILLPFLLTLASYVAIISTVLRISSSAGRQKAFSTCSSHLIVVTIFYGTLFVVYMLPNTAALRDLNKVSSVFYTILTPVVNPLIYSLRNKEVKEALRKALSKTMAFITNHKLFSQHLL; translated from the coding sequence ATGGCAGACACAAAGGAGAGAAATCAAACGTCCATCACAGGATTTATCCTCCTGGACTTTGGGAATCTCCATGAACtgaaaattcttctcttcctgctgtttctGGCGATCTACATTGTGACAgtggctgggaacatcctcattgTTGCACTAGTTGTGTCCCATCAgtaccttcacacccccatgtacttcttcctggggaacttgtcctgcttggagacctgctacacctccaccatcctgcccaggatgctggccagtctcctgactggggacagatccATTTCTGTTCGTGGCTGCCTGGTACAATTTGATATCTTTGGTTCTCTGTTAGCTGCAGAACGTTGTCTCTTATCAGTGATGTCTTACGATCGGTATTTAGCCATATGCAAACCACTGCATTATGCAGCCTGCATGAATAGTAGATTTTCCTTCCAGCTAGCAGCTGGGTCTTGGCTAAGTGGGTCTGTAGTCAGCAGCATCACAGTATGTTGGCTATCACAATTGATTTTCTGTGGCcccaatgaaattgaccatttcctTTGTGATTACACCCCATTGATAAAACTgtcctgcagtgacaccagctTGATGGTTCTTGTGATTTCCCCTGTCTGCTTCATATTCATTCTTCTCCCATTTCTATTAACCCTGGCATCTTACGTGGCTATCATCAGCACTGTCCTGAGAATCTCTTCCAGCGCTGGGAGGCAAAAGgctttttccacctgctcctctcacctcatcgtggtgacaattttctatgggacCCTGTTTGTTGTTTACATGCTCCCAAACACTGCTGCACTGCGAGACCTGAACAAAGTGTCCTCCGTCTTCTACACCATCCTGACTCCCGTGGTcaatcccctcatctacagcctgagaaacaaggaggTCAAGGAGGCCCTGAGAAAAGCTCTAAGTAAGACTATGGCTTTTATAACCAATCACAAACTTTTTTCTCAACATTTATTGTAA